In the genome of Spea bombifrons isolate aSpeBom1 chromosome 11, aSpeBom1.2.pri, whole genome shotgun sequence, one region contains:
- the PATL1 gene encoding protein PAT1 homolog 1 isoform X2, which produces MEKLPASDIFSRSIASSNISPLGDEQEELEHSLSQLVKENEEPALPCGTRTQLSSGMNSCIWDNASGLRPIRGPLLTEDMSPLSILHEYGLAPLSHLGSDERGRDASERALPRRSTSPVIGSPPVVAVPIGTPPKQGVSPGFSQQQVLCPNPIHIRAASSTFSSHPGKPASILRHPFSSALSPLQRTQLVGGTQTAAGRLSPSQFTRVSGPHGPSMAPVTPKLLQGHIGQMVGHGGGGFHPLFGVPSPAAPGVHLKNLRSQTQFHPDTTHLHPQHRRLLHQRQQNRNQHRGVNGTSGDRSCRPSHSDYHKKDPYAGLMLQREKEWVCRIQLLQLQSTDPYHDDYYYQNYFEKLEKLSASQNEPSEGPKKERTKLITPQVAKLEHAYKPVQFEGSLGKLTVSSVNNPRKMIDAVATSRTDEDENREKQVRDKRRQTLVVIEKAFSVVLELEDFERRFSLCCENEEREALAEQRKLKLQKLSEILGIRGGGDRATDEQCVQIMCIRKGKRMIARILPLLLVQPATALLCTIAHNLPFLIKKDAQDQVLIYLAGPSALVLNQLSPAALLSVLQSLCGSGITPLQQQLSSVLQSKFGLTLLCQILERGEELLRSANSTVFNQTQWSTLVVQIAHCLLQIPVHTPSRALCLPDTALIHFSRYLDTPNLSQLQSKFSGI; this is translated from the exons CTTTCCTCAGGGATGAATTCTTGTATCTGGGACAATGCCTCTGGCCTGCGACCTATCAGGGGGCCACTTCTAACAGAG GATATGAGTCCCCTATCCATCCTGCATGAATATGGTCTTGCACCATTGTCACATCTTGGCTCTGATGAAAGGGGCAGGGATGCCTCTGAAAGAGCCCTTCCTCGACGTTCAACTTCCCCCGTCATCGGGAGTCCACCTGTGGTTGCTGTGCCAATTGGGACTCCTCCAAAACAGGGAGTGAGCCCTGGCTTCAGTCAGCAGCAG GTTTTGTGCCCAAATCCAATTCACATTAGAGCTGCCTCATCAACCTTCAGCAGTCACCCT GGCAAACCAGCTTCAATCTTGAGACACCCATTTTCTTCTGCCCTCTCTCCACTTCAAAGGACCCAGCTAGTAGGCGGTACACag ACAGCAGCTGGCAGACTGTCACCAAGCCAGTTTACCCGTGTCTCAGGACCTCATGGACCATCAATGGCCCCTGTTACACCGAAGCTTTTGCAGGGGCACATAGGGCAAATGGTAGGCCATGGGGGTGGTGGATTTCATCCACTTTTTGGTGTTCCTTCTCCTGCTGCACCAGGTGTTCACCTCAAGAATTTAAg ATCCCAAACTCAGTTCCACCCGGACACCACTCACTTGCACCCTCAACACAGACGACTTCTCCACCAGCGTCAACAAAACCGCAA TCAGCATCGTGGTGTAAATGGTACTTCAGGGGATCGTTCCTGTCGGCCCTCACACTCAGACTATCATAAAAAGGATCCTTATGCAGGACTTATGCTTCAAAGGGAGAAGGAGTGGGTCTGCCGAATCCAACTTCTTCAGCTACAGAGCACAGACCCATACCATGATGATTACTACTATCAG AATTACTTtgaaaagttggaaaagttATCTGCCTCACAAAATGAGCCCAGTGAAGGCCCCAAGAAGGAGCGCACAAAACTTATTACACCTCAAGTTGCTAAACTGGAACACGCATATAAACCAG TGCAGTTTGAAGGCTCTCTTGGAAAGCTAACTGTCTCAAGTGTAAATAACCCTCGAAAGATGATTGATGCTGTTGCAACATCTCGCACGGATGAAGAT GAGAATCGGGAGAAGCAGGTTAGAGACAAAAGGCGCCAGACACTTGTTGTCATTGAAAAG GCATTCTCTGTTGTGCTGGAACTGGAAGACTTTGAGCGTCGTTTTTCACTGTGCTGTGAAAATGAAGAGAGAGAGGCCCTGGCTGAGCAACGTAAACTAAAACTCCAGAAGCTGTCTGAGATTCTTGGAATACGAGGAGGAGGAGAcag AGCGACAGATGAACAGTGTGTCCAGATCATGTGCATAAGGAAGGGAAAACGTATGATAGCTCGTATCCTGCCTCTTTTGCTGGTTCAGCCGGCCACTGCTCTGCTCTGTACAATAGCTCATAACTTGCCTTTCCTCATCAAAAAGGATGCACAGGACCAG gttttaatatatttagctGGTCCTTCTGCCCTTGTGCTTAATCAACTGTCGCCAGCTGCTCTTTTGTCTGTACTGCAGAGTCTATGTGGTTCTGGTATAACCCCTCTTCAGCAGCAGCTTTCATCTGTGTTACAGAGTAAG TTTGGACTCACTCTGCTGTGCCAGATTCTGGAACGAGGTGAAGAGCTTTTACGCTCTGCTAATTCTACAGTATTTAACCAAACTCAGTG GTCTACTCTGGTTGTGCAAATTGCTCATTGCCTCCTGCAGATTCCAGTACATACTCCGTCGCGGGCACTCTGTTTACCAGACACTGCTTTGATTCATTTTTCACGATATCTTGATACCCCAAACCTTAGCCAATTGCAGTCTAAGTTTAGTGGAATTTAA